One Amycolatopsis thermophila DNA segment encodes these proteins:
- a CDS encoding dihydrofolate reductase family protein, translating to MTATYTFDVFTSLDGFGAAGGDWQGYWGKQGPELLEHRLALYDEEQRMVFGANTYRAFTQMLASGTEDDSVRDPWVTRMRHLPATVVSSTLRGPLDWPDATVVRGDAVDIIAQLKKESDVPLRSHGSLSLNRTLMAAGLVDRVQVTLFPVITARTGLDPIFRGGADFDLELLESRTLDGRTQELIYRPTPHT from the coding sequence ATGACCGCCACCTACACGTTCGACGTCTTCACCAGCCTCGACGGCTTCGGCGCCGCCGGCGGCGACTGGCAGGGCTACTGGGGCAAGCAGGGCCCCGAGCTGCTCGAGCACCGCCTCGCCTTGTACGACGAGGAGCAGCGGATGGTGTTCGGGGCCAACACGTACCGGGCGTTCACGCAGATGCTGGCCTCGGGCACCGAGGACGACTCGGTCCGCGACCCGTGGGTGACCCGGATGCGGCACCTGCCGGCGACCGTCGTGTCGTCCACGCTGCGGGGACCGCTCGACTGGCCGGACGCGACCGTGGTGCGCGGCGACGCCGTCGACATCATCGCCCAGCTCAAGAAGGAGTCCGACGTTCCGTTGCGCTCACACGGCAGCCTGTCGCTGAACCGGACGCTGATGGCCGCCGGCCTGGTCGACCGCGTCCAGGTGACGCTCTTCCCGGTGATCACCGCCCGGACCGGGCTGGATCCGATCTTCCGGGGCGGCGCCGACTTCGACCTGGAGCTTCTGGAGAGCCGGACGCTCGACGGCCGCACGCAGGAGCTGATCTACCGGCCCACGCCGCACACCTGA